GCCAGCAGCGCAAGAGCGTCCTCACGCTCCCGTAGACTGGAGGCCAGCGCATCGAGGCGAGTGAGCAGTTGAACAGGACTGGGCATCAGGGGATTCACTGTACTGGATGGTGTTCGCCGTAGTTGGTGCAGGATCGCGGGATAAACACCGTTTGGGGCGGTGTTGAGCTTATGTTTGGGTTATGTTGCCTTAGTGATCTGATTCAGAGGAATGTTGGGAGAGGGAGGCGTTCACTTGGAGTGGAGGTGATGATGGCTTCGAATAAAAAGCTATAGGAATGAGGGCATTAAACAGACACGCTTGACGGCCCCCCTGGCGCACGATGCCGAAGACTTCTGGCAGGTGTACACCGCGAGCACCTGTGCCGTGGAACGGTGCAGGGCGCAATTCTTCGCGCTGCTCGCCGAAGGGCGGCGGCCGAGCGAGGTCTTGCACATCACCCGGTACAGTCAGTTCACCGCCTATGAACTCATGGCGAGGTATCGCGAGTTGGGTCTGGCGGGGCTGCGTGATGGGCGGCAAAACAACCGGGGCGCACCACGCGTGTTGACTGCAGAGCAGCAGCAAGAAGCTTGCTGCTCGATTGCAAGCGGACTTTGAACAGGGCATCGTGTGGTCGGGTAAAGACGTACAGACGTGGGTGCTCGAACAGTGTGGCAAGACGGTGTACCTGGGCCGCACCTATGAATTTATGCGGGCAGCGGGGTTCTCCCCGCAAAAACCCCGGCCCCGTCACGTGAACGGTAATGAAACGGTCAAAGCCGACTTCAAAGCAAAGGGCTAACGGAGACGCTCCGCACGGCGGAGCGTCTCCATCCTCGGGTGTCGCTGTGGTACCTGGACGAACAT
Above is a genomic segment from Deinococcus aerolatus containing:
- a CDS encoding helix-turn-helix domain-containing protein; translated protein: MTAPLAHDAEDFWQVYTASTCAVERCRAQFFALLAEGRRPSEVLHITRYSQFTAYELMARYRELGLAGLRDGRQNNRGAPRVLTAEQQQEACCSIASGL
- a CDS encoding helix-turn-helix domain-containing protein; amino-acid sequence: MWSGKDVQTWVLEQCGKTVYLGRTYEFMRAAGFSPQKPRPRHVNGNETVKADFKAKG